Proteins from a genomic interval of Chanodichthys erythropterus isolate Z2021 chromosome 6, ASM2448905v1, whole genome shotgun sequence:
- the LOC137021832 gene encoding uncharacterized protein, translating into MHFIAAEAHSHHCLCTNPNNGSALCLSESTASELTGKRTLLRLSDASRWTRVHSPAALRAGAIKDGAKSGSRLSQQNNTDTRLKNTDTWLKNTDTRLKNTDTWLKNTDTWLKNMDTWLKNMDTWLKNTDKQLKNTDTWLKNTDTQLKNTDTQLKNTDTWLKNTDTQLKNTDTQLKNTDTWLKNTDTRLKNMDTRLKNMDTWLKNTDTQLKNTDTQLKNTDTRLKNTDTWLKNTDTQLKNMDTQLKNTDTWLKNMDTQLKNTDTWLKNTDTQLKNTDTWLKNMDTQLKNTDTWLKNTDTRLKNTDTWLKNTDTWLKNTDTRLKNTDTQLKNMDTRLKNTDTWLKNMDTWLKNMDTRLKNMDTQLKNMDTWLKNMDTWLKNTDTWLKNTDTQLKNTDTRLKNMDTQLKNMDTWLKNMDTRLKNMDTRLKNMDTWLKNMDTWLKNTDTWLKNTDTWLKNTDTWLKNTDTQLKNMDTQLKNMDTWLKNMDTWLKNMDTQLKNTDTWLKNMDTRLKNTDKQLKNTDTRLKNMDTRLKNTDTQLKNTDTRLKNTDTRLKNTDTWLKNTDTWLKNTDTRLKNTDTQLKNMDTRLKNTDTWLKNMDTWLKNMDTRLKNMDTQLKNMDTWLKNTDTWLKNTDTQLKNTDTWLKNMDTQLKNMDTWLKNMDTWLKNMDTRLKNMDTWLKNMDTWLKNTDTWLKNTDTWLKNTDTWLKNTDTQLKNMDTQLKNMDTWLKNMDTWLKNMDTQLKNTDTWLKNMDTRLKNTDKQLKNTDTRLKNMDTRLKNTDTQLKNTDTQLKNTDTRLKNMDTQLKNTDTRLKNTDTWLKNTDTRLKNTDTWLKNTDTRLKNTDTRLKNTDTRLKNTDTWLKNMDTQLKNTDTRLKNTDTRLKNTDTRLKNMDTRLKNTDTRLKNTDTRLKNTDTRLKNTDTWLKNTDTRLKNMDTQLKNMDTQLKNTDTRLKNTDTRLKNTDTWLKNTDTWLKNTDTRLKNTDTWLKNMDTRLKNMDTRLKNTDKQLKNTDTRLKNMDTRLKNTDTWLKNMDTRLKNMDTRLKNTDKQLKNTDTRLKNMDTRLKNTDTRLKNMDTQLKNTDTRLKNTDTRLKNTDTRLKNTDTQLKNTDTQLKNTDTWLKNTDTQLKNTDTQLKNTDTWLKNTDTQLKNTDTQLKNTDTWLKNTDTRLKNMDTQLKNTDTRLKNTDTWLKNMDTQLKNTDTRLKNTDTWLKNTDTRLKNTDTQLKNMDTWLKNTDTRLKNTDTQLKNMDTRLKNTDTRLKNTDTRLKNTDTRLKNTDTRLKNTDTRLKNTDTRLKNTDTQLKNMDTRLKNTDTRLKNTDTRLKNTDTRLKNTDTRLKNTDTQLKNMDTRLKNTDTRLKNMDTRLKNTDTRLKNTDTRLKNTDTRLKNTDTRLKNTDTRLKNTDTRLKNSQ; encoded by the exons ATGCACTTTATAGCAGCTGAAGCTCATTCACATCACTGCCTCTGCACAAACCCAAACAATGGCAGTGCTCTGTGTCTGTCAGAGTCCACGGCGTCAGAGCTCACAGGGAAACGGACGTTATTGAGGTTGAGTGATGCGAGCCGCTGGACTCGTGTTCATTCTCCTGCTGCGCTCAGAGCCGGTG CCATAAAGGATGGAGCAAAGAGCGGCTCTCGGCTCTCACAGCAGAATAACACAGACACACGGCTGAAGAACACGGACACATGGCTGAAGAACACGGATACACGGCTGAAGAACACGGACACATGGCTGAAGAACACGGACACATGGCTGAAGAACATGGACACATGGCTGAAGAACATGGACACATGGCTGAAGAACACGGATAAACAGCTGAAGAACACAGACACATGGCTGAAGAACACGGACACACAGCTGAAGAACACGGACACACAGCTGAAGAACACGGACACATGGCTGAAGAACACGGACACACAGCTGAAGAACACGGACACACAGCTGAAGAACACGGACACATGGCTGAAGAACACGGACACACGGCTGAAGAACATGGACACACGGCTGAAGAACATGGACACATGGCTGAAGAACACGGACACACAGCTGAAGAACACGGACACACAGCTGAAGAACACGGACACACGGCTGAAGAACACGGACACATGGCTGAAGAACACGGACACACAGCTGAAGAACATGGACACACAGCTGAAGAACACGGACACATGGCTGAAGAACATGGACACACAGCTGAAGAACACGGACACATGGCTGAAGAACACGGACACACAGCTGAAGAACACGGACACATGGCTGAAGAACATGGACACACAGCTGAAGAACACGGACACATGGCTGAAGAACACGGACACACGGCTGAAGAACACGGACACATGGCTGAAGAACACGGACACATGGCTGAAGAACACGGACACACGGCTGAAGAACACGGACACACAGCTGAAGAACATGGACACACGGCTGAAGAACACGGACACATGGCTGAAGAACATGGACACATGGCTGAAGAACATGGACACACGGCTGAAGAACATGGACACACAGCTGAAGAACATGGACACATGGCTGAAGAACATGGACACATGGCTGAAGAACACGGACACATGGCTGAAGAACACGGACACACAGCTGAAGAACACGGACACACGGCTGAAGAACATGGACACACAGCTGAAGAACATGGACACATGGCTGAAGAACATGGACACACGGCTGAAGAACATGGACACACGGCTGAAGAACATGGACACATGGCTGAAGAACATGGACACATGGCTGAAGAACACGGACACATGGCTGAAGAACACGGACACATGGCTGAAGAACACGGACACATGGCTGAAGAACACGGACACACAGCTGAAGAACATGGACACACAGCTGAAGAACATGGACACATGGCTGAAGAACATGGACACATGGCTGAAGAACATGGACACACAGCTGAAGAACACGGACACATGGCTGAAGAACATGGACACACGGCTGAAGAACACGGATAAACAGCTGAAGAACACGGACACACGGCTGAAGAACATGGACACACGGCTGAAGAACACGGACACACAGCTGAAGAACACGGACACAAGGCTGAAGAACACGGACACACGGCTGAAGAACACGGACACATGGCTGAAGAACACGGACACATGGCTGAAGAACACGGACACACGGCTGAAGAACACGGACACACAGCTGAAGAACATGGACACACGGCTGAAGAACACGGACACATGGCTGAAGAACATGGACACATGGCTGAAGAACATGGACACACGGCTGAAGAACATGGACACACAGCTGAAGAACATGGACACATGGCTGAAGAACACGGACACATGGCTGAAGAACACGGACACACAGCTGAAGAACACGGACACATGGCTGAAGAACATGGACACACAGCTGAAGAACATGGACACATGGCTGAAGAACATGGACACATGGCTGAAGAACATGGATACAAGGCTGAAGAACATGGACACATGGCTGAAGAACATGGACACATGGCTGAAGAACACGGACACATGGCTGAAGAACACGGACACATGGCTGAAGAACACGGACACATGGCTGAAGAACACGGACACACAGCTGAAGAACATGGACACACAGCTGAAGAACATGGACACATGGCTGAAGAACATGGACACATGGCTGAAGAACATGGACACACAGCTGAAGAACACGGACACATGGCTGAAGAACATGGACACACGGCTGAAGAACACGGATAAACAGCTGAAGAACACGGACACACGGCTGAAGAACATGGACACACGGCTGAAGAACACGGACACACAGCTGAAGAACACGGACACACAGCTGAAGAACACAGACACACGGCTGAAGAACATGGACACACAGCTGAAGAACACGGATACACGGCTGAAGAACACGGACACATGGCTGAAGAACACGGATACACGGCTGAAAAACACGGACACATGGCTGAAGAACACGGACACACGGCTGAAGAACACAGACACACGGCTGAAGAACACAGACACACGGCTGAAGAACACGGACACATGGCTGAAGAACATGGACACACAGCTGAAGAACACAGACACACGGCTGAAGAACACGGACACACGGCTGAAGAACACGGACACACGGCTGAAGAACATGGACACACGGCTGAAGAACACAGACACACGGCTGAAGAACACAGACACACGGCTGAAGAACACAGACACACGGCTGAAGAACACGGACACATGGCTGAAGAACACGGATACACGGCTGAAGAACATGGACACACAGCTGAAGAACATGGACACACAGCTGAAGAACACGGATACACGGCTGAAGAACACAGACACACGGCTGAAGAACACGGACACATGGCTGAAGAACACGGACACATGGCTGAAGAACACGGACACACGGCTGAAGAACACGGACACATGGCTGAAGAACATGGACACACGGCTGAAGAACATGGACACACGGCTGAAGAACACGGATAAACAGCTGAAGAACACGGACACACGGCTGAAGAACATGGACACACGGCTGAAGAACACGGACACATGGCTGAAGAACATGGACACACGGCTGAAGAACATGGACACACGGCTGAAGAACACGGATAAACAGCTGAAGAACACGGACACACGGCTGAAGAACATGGACACACGGCTGAAGAACACAGACACACGGCTGAAGAACATGGACACACAGCTGAAGAACACGGATACACGGCTGAAGAACACGGACACACGGCTGAAGAACACGGACACACGGCTGAAGAACACGGACACACAGCTGAAGAACACGGACACACAGCTGAAGAACACGGACACATGGCTGAAGAACACGGACACACAGCTGAAGAACACGGACACACAGCTGAAGAACACGGACACATGGCTGAAGAACACGGACACACAGCTGAAGAACACGGACACACAGCTGAAGAACACGGACACATGGCTGAAGAACACGGACACACGGCTGAAGAACATGGACACACAGCTGAAGAACACGGATACACGGCTGAAGAACACGGACACATGGCTGAAGAACATGGACACACAGCTGAAGAACACGGACACACGGCTGAAGAACACGGACACATGGCTGAAGAACACGGACACACGGCTGAAGAACACGGATACACAGCTGAAGAACATGGACACATGGCTGAAGAACACGGACACACGGCTGAAGAACACGGATACACAGCTGAAGAACATGGACACACGGCTGAAGAACACGGACACACGGCTGAAGAACACGGACACACGGCTGAAGAACACGGACACACGGCTGAAGAACACGGACACACGGCTGAAGAACACGGACACACGGCTGAAGAACACGGATACACGGCTGAAGAACACGGATACACAGCTGAAGAACATGGACACACGGCTGAAGAACACGGACACACGGCTGAAGAACACGGACACACGGCTGAAGAACACGGACACACGGCTGAAGAACACGGATACACGGCTGAAGAACACGGATACACAGCTGAAGAACATGGACACACGGCTGAAGAACACGGACACACGGCTGAAGAACATGGACACACGGCTGAAGAACACGGACACACGGCTGAAGAACACGGACACACGGCTGAAGAACACGGACACACGGCTGAAGAACACGGACACACGGCTGAAGAACACGGACACACGGCTGAAGAACACGGACACACGGCTGAAGAACAGTCAGTGA